A region from the Sandaracinus amylolyticus genome encodes:
- the aroE gene encoding shikimate dehydrogenase encodes MKQLLAVIGHPIHHSLSPAMHGAAIEALGIDAAYLAFDVAPDALGDAVRGLRAIGALGFNVTLPHKETIVAHLDAIDDAARAVGAVNTVVREGARVIGTNTDARGLVRSLEEAGVALAGARVVIVGAGGAARAAAYGIAQAGARSITIAARRPAQAESIARDLGGAIDACALDAPRLLVDCDLLVQASSATLHTDAGRELAGALPFATMPRGAAVIDLVYRPRVTAVLAAAEAHGLRTVDGLGMLVHQGALALERWTGRTAPVAIMRAALERALAAR; translated from the coding sequence GTGAAGCAGCTGCTCGCGGTGATCGGGCATCCCATCCATCACTCGCTCTCCCCGGCGATGCACGGCGCCGCCATCGAGGCGCTCGGGATCGACGCGGCGTACCTCGCGTTCGACGTCGCGCCCGACGCGCTCGGAGACGCGGTGCGCGGGCTGCGCGCGATCGGAGCGCTCGGCTTCAACGTCACGCTGCCGCACAAGGAGACGATCGTCGCGCACCTCGACGCGATCGACGACGCGGCGCGCGCGGTCGGCGCGGTGAACACGGTCGTGCGCGAGGGCGCGCGCGTCATCGGCACGAACACCGACGCGCGCGGGCTCGTGCGCTCGCTCGAGGAGGCCGGCGTCGCGCTCGCGGGCGCGCGCGTGGTGATCGTCGGCGCGGGCGGCGCGGCGCGCGCAGCGGCGTACGGCATCGCGCAGGCCGGCGCGCGCTCGATCACCATCGCGGCGCGACGTCCCGCGCAGGCCGAGTCGATCGCGCGCGACCTCGGAGGCGCGATCGACGCGTGCGCGCTCGATGCACCGCGCCTGCTCGTCGACTGCGACCTGCTCGTGCAGGCCTCGAGCGCGACGCTGCACACCGACGCGGGACGCGAGCTCGCGGGCGCGCTGCCGTTCGCGACGATGCCGCGCGGCGCAGCGGTGATCGATCTCGTGTACCGACCGCGCGTGACCGCGGTCCTCGCGGCCGCCGAGGCCCACGGGCTCCGCACCGTCGACGGGCTCGGCATGCTCGTGCACCAGGGCGCGCTCGCGCTCGAGCGATGGACCGGCCGCACGGCGCCCGTCGCGATCATGCGCGCCGCGCTCGAGCGCGCGCTCGCCGCGCGCTGA
- a CDS encoding transposase: MAESRLRTLAEVLEVVRPAFTRPTFERFVALMRGWLLTQQAGAVTSALLGAGLAGRAHHAAFHRLFAEAAWDVDEVGTELLKWIVRTCATRRSLQLAIDDTVVRKKGPMVFGLGTYLDPVRSSRRVRNFVFGHLWVVLVAIVEVPFSKRRWAVPIFFRLYRQERDCTRTNDPYAKRTSLARELIDLAARVAPELTMHVSADAAYCCETVLRGLPKNVVVYGTLRDNAVLTAAPIARRGCTGRPRVRGERMPTPAQLAADPSRWRSTRAALYGRTRALAFKQMDAQWYQGRGPELMRVVVVRLSAGKLKHRVYFCTDPTRTPADIVERYTARWQIEVCFRDLKQHLGFGASPAWSRRAVERVTPFAGFVYSIVVMWARLSLRRPERAPQIRRPWYRDKVGLSFADLLHIARTDLLDPAARTQLARNSPVSDRSRSFAAA, from the coding sequence GTGGCCGAAAGCAGGCTTCGCACACTTGCCGAGGTTCTGGAAGTCGTCCGTCCAGCGTTCACGCGTCCGACGTTCGAGCGCTTCGTTGCGCTCATGCGCGGGTGGCTGCTCACCCAGCAAGCGGGCGCGGTGACCAGCGCTCTGCTCGGCGCCGGTCTCGCGGGCAGGGCGCATCACGCTGCGTTCCATCGCTTGTTCGCGGAAGCCGCTTGGGACGTCGACGAGGTCGGCACCGAGCTGCTGAAGTGGATCGTGCGGACGTGCGCGACGCGCAGATCGCTGCAGCTCGCGATCGACGACACCGTCGTTCGGAAGAAGGGCCCGATGGTGTTCGGCCTCGGCACGTATCTCGACCCGGTGCGGTCGAGTCGACGCGTGCGGAACTTCGTGTTCGGTCACCTCTGGGTCGTGCTCGTCGCGATCGTGGAAGTTCCGTTCTCGAAGCGGCGCTGGGCCGTCCCGATCTTCTTCCGGCTCTACCGCCAGGAGCGCGACTGCACGCGCACCAACGATCCCTACGCGAAGCGCACTTCTCTCGCGCGCGAGCTGATAGATCTCGCTGCGCGCGTCGCGCCAGAACTCACCATGCACGTCTCTGCGGATGCCGCGTACTGCTGCGAGACCGTGCTTCGCGGTCTGCCGAAGAACGTCGTGGTGTACGGCACGTTGCGAGACAACGCAGTGTTGACCGCCGCCCCGATTGCGCGTCGCGGTTGCACCGGTCGTCCGCGCGTTCGCGGAGAGCGGATGCCGACGCCTGCGCAGCTCGCGGCTGATCCGTCGCGGTGGCGGTCCACACGCGCGGCGCTCTACGGACGCACTCGAGCGCTCGCGTTCAAGCAGATGGATGCGCAGTGGTACCAGGGCCGTGGTCCCGAGCTGATGCGCGTGGTCGTCGTGCGCCTGAGCGCCGGTAAGCTCAAGCACCGCGTCTACTTCTGCACCGATCCGACTCGGACTCCCGCCGACATCGTCGAGCGGTACACCGCTCGATGGCAGATCGAGGTCTGCTTCCGCGACCTGAAGCAGCACCTCGGATTCGGCGCGTCGCCGGCATGGTCGCGGCGAGCAGTCGAGCGTGTGACGCCCTTCGCTGGCTTCGTCTACTCGATCGTCGTGATGTGGGCACGACTGTCGCTGCGACGGCCCGAACGCGCTCCACAGATCCGACGACCGTGGTACCGCGACAAGGTCGGCTTGAGCTTCGCCGACCTGCTTCACATCGCGCGGACGGACCTTTTGGATCCAGCCGCGCGCACGCAGCTCGCGAGAAACTCGCCGGTGAGCGACCGGTCGCGCTCGTTTGCAGCTGCATGA